A single window of Jaculus jaculus isolate mJacJac1 chromosome 14, mJacJac1.mat.Y.cur, whole genome shotgun sequence DNA harbors:
- the Gipr gene encoding gastric inhibitory polypeptide receptor, giving the protein MPPKLLLLLLLWSTGLPLRTAETDSEGQTAGELYQRWERYRRECLEALEAAEPPAGLACNGSFDMYVCWEYAAANATARASCPWYLPWHRQVASGFVFRQCGSDGQWGTWRDHTQCENPEKNEAFQDQRVILERLQVVYTVGYSLSLATLLLALFILSVFRRLRCTRNYIHMNLFTSFMLRAAAILTRDRLLPPPGPYPGDQTPTVWDQALAACRTAQIMTQYCVGANYTWLLVEGVFLHRLLVLVGGSEEDHFRCYMLLGWGAPALFVIPWVIFRYLYENTQCWERNDVKAIWWIIRTPILITILINFLIFIRILGILVSKLRTRQMRCPDYRLRLARSTLTLVPLLGVHEVVFAPVTEEQARGALRFAKLGFEIFLSSFQGFLVSVLYCFVNKEVQSEIRRGWHHHRLQLGVPEEPRASPEHVARALSSRPGPHDIPVGRRAAPSSGTPPRPGLEAGRVSESYC; this is encoded by the exons ATGCCCCCAAAGCTGCTCCTGCTGCTTCTGCTCTGGTCGACGGGGTTGCCGCTCCGCACGGCCGAG aCGGACTCTGAGGGGCAGACTGCCGGGGAGCTGTACCAGCGCTGGGAGCGCTACCGCAGggagtgcctggaggccctggaggccgCGGAGCCGCCCGCAG GCCTGGCCTGTAACGGGTCCTTCGACATGTACGTCTGCTGGGAATACGCTGCAGCCAACGCCACTGCGCGTGCGTCCTGCCCCTGGTACCTGCCCTGGCACCGACAAG TGGCTTCCGGCTTCGTCTTCCGCCAGTGTGGTAGCGATGGCCAGTGGGGGACGTGGAGGGACCACACTCAGTGTGAGAACCCAGAGAAGAATGAGGCCTTTCAG GACCAAAGGGTGATTCTGGAACGCCTTCAGGTGGTGTACACCGTGGGCTACTCTCTGTCCCTTGCTACGCTGCTGTTAGCCCTTTTCATCTTGAGCGTCTTCAG gcggCTGCGCTGTACTCGGAATTACATTCACATGAACCTGTTTACGTCTTTCATGCTGCGGGCCGCAGCCATCCTCACTCGAGACCGGCTGCTGCCTCCACCCGGCCCCTATCCTGGGGACCAGACCCCGACAGTGTGGGATCAG GCTCTGGCTGCCTGTCGCACCGCGCAGATCATGACCCAGTACTGCGTGGGTGCCAACTACACCTGGCTGCTGGTGGAGGGAGTGTTCCTGCACCGGCTCTTGGTGCTGGTGGGAGGCTCAGAGGAGGATCACTTCCGCTGCTACATGCTCCTTGGCTGGG GGGCCCCCGCGCTTTTCGTCATTCCCTGGGTGATCTTCAGGTACCTGTACGAGAACACGCA GTGCTGGGAGCGCAATGATGTCAAGGCCATTTGGTGGATCATCCGCACCCCCATCCTAATAACCATCTTG ATCAATTTCCTCATCTTCATCCGCATCCTTGGCATCCTGGTATCCAAACTGAGGACGCGGCAGATGCGCTGCCCAGACTACCGACTGAg GCTGGCTCGCTCCACGCTGACGCTGGTGCCCCTGCTGGGCGTCCACGAGGTGGTGTTTGCGCCCGTGACTGAGGAGCAAGCGCGGGGCGCCCTGCGCTTCGCCAAGCTGGGCTTCGAGATATTCCTGAGTTCGTTTCAG GGCTTCCTGGTCAGCGTGCTCTACTGCTTCGTCAACAAGGAG GTGCAGTCGGAGATCCGCCGCGGCTGGCACCACCACCGCCTGCAGCTCGGCGTCCCGGAGGAGCCGCGTGCCAGCCCGGAGCACGTAGCCCGCGCCCTGTCCTCCCGCCCGGGTCCTCACGACATCCCCGTGGGCCGCCGCGCCGCCCCGTCCTCGGGGACGCCGCCCAGGCCCGGGCTCGAGGCCGGCCGGGTCTCGGAAAGCTACTGCTAG